Below is a window of Xiphophorus couchianus chromosome 1, X_couchianus-1.0, whole genome shotgun sequence DNA.
agaattaaaatcacacatcataaaaaaaacaaaaactacttcttgtctatgaaaaaaaaaaaaaaaaaaaaacctcacccTGGCACAAGAactttttcttgaaaaacaagattttttttttttattgccatgtttccataaaatttagatggtcaatggaaacgtaACTAATCCGATAATCACAATTTATACCTCCAGCATGACAACACAGATCTGCTTGACGCACTCGATGATGGACTGGGGGGTCCCTGCAATGGTGATGGCACGTTCTGTTGAGTTGGGCAGCATGTCCCCTGCTACTTGTACCTGAGCTCCTGCCGACTGCAGGGAAAAATGAGAAGTCGGGGGACGTCCCGTATGAGAAGGATGTCAAACGTTTAACGCTTAAGGACagaaggaggaaaacaaaccTCTCGGATTTCTTTGATCTTACAGCCGCCCTTGCCGATGAGCGAGCCGCACTGGCTGGCAGGCACAACGAGGCGCATGGTGACTGGCGGTTTGCTGGTGGCCGTGCTGTTCGTCATGGAGGTGCTGATGTCCTGCAGGAGATTTGGAGAACATCAGACAAATTCTacgttaaaataatttaattaccaaggctatatttttactttttttggcCTCTACTTCTGCAAACTTTATGCAAGTTcatgacattaaataaaaagaaacgtTAATAATCCAAATGGAATACTTTTGTGTATGTTGATGCACAATATGTAGAAGAGCATTTCTCATATCAATGGGACACAGGTGGAGCACACAAGGGAACCCACAGAAACACCTCAGGGTCTTTGAAGACCAACTTTTGACAATTTTCAGctagaaaacacaatttcaagTTTCTAACCGGTTACAAtatgcgtttttttttttgggtcaaTTGTTTGTCATCATATATTTTACCAGTcttacaaaataacattttaggcTTATTTAAGATTTAGGTCAAATTTGGGTTTTTACTAACAAAACCTGACGACATCACTCACTCTGCAATTCACAAACACGGTCCTCTCACCTTCACATCTTTAATAACTTTCATTTAAAcaccaaaatgagaaaaatcgTTTTGTCAAACtgattttttcaatatttttcctAGGATTTCTGTTTCACATAATCCTTTGCTTTATAGCTCAGCCTTCCAGGTTGCAAATTTGACGCAGAAATTATTagttaaatgcaaatgtttctaATTTCAGTAAAGATGCGGTGAGAAAGCCAAACCTCCTCCAGTTTCTCGATGATCATAGAGAAGGCTTTAAAAATAGAGGTGGTGGGTCCTGCGAGGGTTATGATCCTCTCTGGACAGTTCCCCTCTGAGATGTTGATGCGAGCGCCGCTCTGCAgacacagaaatgtaaacaacacaGAAATCAGCTGGCTTCATCAGACGCCGCCGAAAAGAACAGCAAGGTGCAGCTATGATCAAGTTTGTTCTTGTTTGGGAGCAGTAAAGTTTTTACCTCCTCTCTCATCTTCTTCACTGACTCTCCTTTCTGTGGAGAAACAGCAGATatgcaatattttcaaaacacagAGAGACCAGCAGCAGATTGCATCAGTCCAACAGTAAAAAACATCCTACCTTGCCAATTATGCTTCCAACCTCctgcagaaatgaacaaaacaaaaagaaaacgttAGCAGCTCTGTGTTTTTCATGCGTTTTAGTGAAGCAAAGTTTCTTAAAACCCAAAACAATTTGCTTCACATGCCATGCAAAGAGTAGcatgtacactgctcaaaacaataaagggaacactcaaataacacatcctagatctgaatgaaagaaatattctcattgaatactttgttctatacaaatttccatttgcacaacagcaggtgaaattgattgtcaatcagtgttgcttcctaagtggacagtttgatttcacagaagtttgatttacttggagttatattgtgttgtttaagtgttccctttacttttttgagcagtgtacattttaaagcttcaaaccaaagaaaactttgtaaattctgactttctaaaactattaaaaacagaTAACTAAGATAATAACGCTAATAATCTTAACCatactaaaatttaaaaaacatttaaaacattagctGCTCTAAAGCGACATGAAGGACGTGGACATAAGCTGCAAGaatataagattttttatttttttttgcagaacaaaaCAGACTGGAGATTAAGTCAATTTATTCCTTCAAATAAAGCGAAGCTTCACGTTCGCTCAGACTCTCGAATTGAGAGTAGCGCCTGACTACTTGTGTAGGAGTCCTCGCAGCCCTTCTGTCAGGCCCACCTGTTCCTTCCCTCCCACAGCACGAGGGAAAGGGCATTTAGGCCTGCACTTCCTCTGAGCGCAAGGGATCAATATGTAGGGCGGGAGCCCTGCCGCAGCCTTTTCTTGCACGCTTTATGGCACAAGTAGAAGGACTACTGTTACGTTGGCAACTTTAACTGCAAACagtttgacaaaacaaacattttctaaatgttccGATTATTTTAGATATTGAGAGCATTTTGTTCTAggattgtaaaacatttttcacataaaaaaatgaacattcttacagatttaaaaactcTTGAGTTCACAGTTTTCTTAAAGTATTAGTACAAAAATTAACACTTATATTTCTGCATAGGTTGGCCACTAAATACAAAATCTGCAAAGGCTAATGAGGCATatgtaataaaactaataaatagaACTTATTCAGACTGAACACTGGTTTTAATGAGTACGTTTCTACAACAGGAATGGCTgcatcttttcattttgtctctcTGCCCTTTATTTCCTGTTCAATTGCGAATGACAAAAGGACAGTAGTTCCACACGAAcataaaaaactcagaaattgccagttttatttttgttgttgcacaaTCATCTTCCCTTGAAGTCAGCATTGAAGAAGCAAAGCTTGCAgctcttatttaaaaatttgcaCCTGCTGTAACTGAACAGGATCTATAAGGAAGGAAACTAGAGGAAGAATTTCaacttcaattttattttatccccTTAcgtattttaaaaactgcaaatctggacattatttatataaattattgtggCAAATACTCACACATAAGAGCCAGCTGAGTTTGAAATGTGACATATGATGACCCCTGattgaaaaccaaaacaacacgTAGTGGTGGGAATTATAAATTACAATCATAACACCACAACTGTTACATCAGCCTAGTAAAATGCAGTAACTTATTttaattctaattattttagtgGTTGACAAAGTGAGTACAGTACTTTTCTCCAGGCAGGTGTTAATTAATGTACTGACAAACTAAAGGTTCTCAGGTTATCTGCAaatttcagcaagtcaaatcTATGACTTTTTAATGCTactttcaattaaatttaagacagaaaaaaactgtaaacataGAGGATAGTTAGAGGGAACCTCCTGCATTATAATCAGGAATAGCATATACTGTGAAAATTTCATGTATATGATGGAGGCCAGTAGCCTCAACCGCGTCAAGTCACAGAACGCCATAAAGATGCCTAATACTCccacaagaaaatgaaaatacattaaataatccTGCCACGAGAAGATTTAAGACCTACTTGCATTTTTGTAATGAATTTGAGACACTTTAATGCCTtaattttacacacaaacacaagactTTAAGGATGTGCAGACACCCTGGTTCTGCAGAAGATGCTTCAGCTTTAAACTCAAAGTTTAATGCAAAGAATTCAAACctacaaacatgcagaaagccATGGGGGTCAAATAGAAAACACAGAGCAATGGTTAGCAGCCCTGTTAAAGACAGTGTAAGCAGTCACTAGGAGTCTCAAAGTCCATTCTGTTTCTGACATCAATGTTATACCAGTCCGtgtccttcctctctctctcttttttctgcttGTACGCACACTACTGCAAACTACAGAACCATAACATACAAGACTGGtgatataaacaaaaactgattaaaacagGCCAGCATCCTTTACTCCGTATCTGTTccatttgtttgatttgtaaCACTTGATCATTTTCAGCATTAAAGCCTGCTTTGTACTTAACCAAGTCTAATTATTTCTCAAGTTAATAACTCCAAGAGGTTTAATGGTCGGGTCCTGGAACCTGGGTGTTacatggaagaagaaaaaggtgcAGCACAatgtctatttccaatttccAGTTTAAGACTGAAACACGGATTGATTGTTGGGCGATGAATGAATGGACAAATGGAAGAAGTAATTGTTGGACAGATGCAAGAAGCCATAGCGTAGACAGATGGAAAGATGGAGGACTTGTTGGATGCATGGATTTAGAGGAGCTGAACAAACTCGCACAAAGAAGGAGGAATTGCAGGATAGGTAgattgatggatgaatgaacACAACGCTTCCACATGtaagttttattaataaaacagaaaagacacaTTGGCAGAACCAACTTGTTCAAGTCAATTCATATACTTAAGTGAATTTGGAAAACAGGATATATTCTATTCatatattaaattaattgtttttctgtttatgtatGACTCTGCAGGAATCCTGTCTTCACTCACCTTCCCATGCATGAGCAACCTGATGGTTAAGGTGACATTAAGTCCTCCTTCAACTAGACTGGAGTCCATCGCTGCAGTTCAGTCCACACTGGCCAACAAAGTAGGTTTTTGGTGACTGAATGAATGTCTGCAGAAGAGATAAAAAATGAGCAGGTTAGAGAAAAATGTGGCTACAGGAACACGGGGATAACATCTCAGAGTGAAGCCTTGGTGGCTAGTAAAAACGCTGTTACAGCAGATCAATGGAGTGATGCAGGCAgttcacttttttctctttttgcaggCGAGTGTGTCACTTTGGAAGAATGAGACGTTTCAGTGCAGTAATTCATGTTGGACTGGCCCGAGTCCACTCATTCTCACTGACACAATGACCCACTGTGTCCCTGGTGCTGTGTCTATTTCCTGACACTGAGCAGCTGTGGCGaactaactttttaattttctctcatCTATCTATGTGGGGTCTAAATCGTTCGACACTTCGTAGCATCTAACTGTGGAGATGAAAAACAGACAGCTGAATAAATAAGGTAAACatagcaaataaatatttgcgAAAAGGCATCACGCACAATTTGGGAAAGCTGAATTAGCGCCGAAGAGGATCTGCCCCAACTTCCCAAATATTTTCCCCACTTGCAACAAAATTAAGCTGAACGGATAAATTCATTCAATCCCTACGTGTTTAATACACTCTGAAAGGGCAGTGGGTCGCCACTAACTCACAGGCAGCCACCAAGTTAAACACAGTTCGGTAATTTTCCATTCACAGCacgctagcattagcatccTCCGATCCAGGAAATAGCCGCATCCCGCGGCCTACGGATCGCGCCGAGTTATTCCCGTCCTTCACtctgagaggaaagaaaagaaaacacactcaCAAAGACGGATTTCTGGAAGACTTACCCGAACCGTCCCTTGAAGTGTGTCCAGGGGGTGGATAGGGTGGCAAGGGTGGAAGGGGAGAGGTTCGGGAGGGAGTTTTAAGAGGACCCGGGGAAGAGGGAAAAGACGCCGCTGTTTGATCGGACTCCACTCTTCTCTTCTGCTTTGcaccaaagacaaaacaacttTGACCCCGTCACCGTCCCGCCCCTCCGCCGGGTCACCCCCGCCCACCGGGGGGTCCACGCCCATCATCCACGGAAGAGCAAAAGGGGCAAGTATTCACATATTATCAGATTATGTTGATTTGTATACAAGGGTTGATTTTATTAACACCACAACGTTGATGAATCTGTGGGCCAGTGATGCTATTTACATGTCTTAAAAATCActagaataatttattaatttgttaaaaaggtGGGAAAAGCACCAAAAAATTTCTCAAGTCAGAGTAGCACTTATTTACCAAATTTTTAATTAAGTGAAAGTAAGAAGTTGCCGTCAAAGTATTTCATAAAAAGGCTACTCAAGTCAGAATAAATGATCATAACATTTGATTTACTGACTTAAAATGATGTCATCAGACAAATTcaggtattttaaagactaaaatgaacaaatgaatataaataaatgacattacTACAAAATAACACAtgttgagcagaaaaaaaaatgctgtttcaaATAATATTCTATAGGCttaaatgagaaatattaataCAAGTACAGGTCCATAACACATTTACTTAAAACTTCTCTCTGTCGGTTGTGGTGGTGTAATGGTCCTGGGTTACTTTTCACTTCAGGACCTGCATGACCTTCCCTGAAACACTCTGATTTATTAATGAATGTCAATAAAGAAGATAACATATATTATTTTCCTCATGCATACCTTTTATGTAGCAATTCTTAACCCGATAGGGACACAACATGCTCCTCAACTGGTAACTGCCCTGTGGAAACATTAAGCATTCATTTGGCCATGGCTGGGAACCCGTATTACccacattgtgtgtgttttaaacgATAACAGACCTGGAGGTTATGCTGCCCCCCCACTGCATTTGTAAATGAATCCAGCAGATGGCTCAGTAACACTGTGTGAGGATGTGCCAAGAATCTGCAGTGGCAGTCTTTCCCTGACGTGACGTCCTTCCTATATGTGAAAAAGTACATGTTATAGCTGCTCtgagtagcagtagtagtaataatagtagtaataataataataataataataacatgaCAGACATGAAAAATGAAGTACAtcatttcacaaagaaaaggATATTTCGTCAATTTACTCATATCACAAATTTAGCATTTTGAGATATGAAGAACTTataattcaatattttagtcataaaacagataatttcttttgttttagacaatatttttcatcaattatCCCCCTATAAGAACATAACAGATGGGCAatataaacttaaaatttttttgcaatattttgtttagCAACTATTAAAATACATAGTATGCTACATAAGTTATCAAAGTTCTGTGTGATTGTTTTGACTAATAACTTTGCGGCAACGTCACAAATTAACTTTCTAGCTTAGAAATGTTTGTCTTACTTTTCCTTTAAACATATCAGGACTGattattgtgtttctttcaataaGATAGTCTACAATGccttctgcatttttattgtttgacatTCAAATTTTATCAAtctgcatttctttattttaaatctaaaataataaatgaaaacatatcgtgaaacattaaatttaagAAATACGTTTGGTGTTTAGAGGGTAGATAGTCAAAGAGCTTGAGAGTTGCTCCCTCGCTGAGCATCGTGATGTTAAAACTGCAGTCTGCTTGAACTTGTGCGCATGTGCATTAATCTGATGTATGTCAGGGCGGCCCCATTTTAAAGTTCAAGTGCAGAATGGCCTGTCAGAAACCAATCCTATATAGTCCCCTGAATATTCTATAAACCAAATCTGTAACAGAAATGATGTCTTTGACATTGGGGTTTATGTGCTGTTATTTATCCAGTACGTATGGCTCATGCATCTTTTGTGGCTCATTTTCATAGATTGGAAATTACTGTGCCCTCCGTAGATTGGTTTCTCACTGGTAGAAAACCGAGCTCAGCTACTCTGACAGCAATTTC
It encodes the following:
- the LOC114142713 gene encoding poly(rC)-binding protein 2-like isoform X1, with translation MDSSLVEGGLNVTLTIRLLMHGKEVGSIIGKKGESVKKMREESGARINISEGNCPERIITLAGPTTSIFKAFSMIIEKLEEDISTSMTNSTATSKPPVTMRLVVPASQCGSLIGKGGCKIKEIRESAGAQVQVAGDMLPNSTERAITIAGTPQSIIECVKQICVVMLESPPKGVTIPYRPKPSGSPVIFAGGQAYAVQGQHAIPQPDVSEGPSLTKLHQLAMQQSPFPIAHGNQGFQAGMDASAQTGSHELTIPNDLIGCIIGRQGAKINEIRQMSGAQIKIANPVEGSTDRQVTITGSHASISLAEYLINARLSSEATGLAAN
- the LOC114142713 gene encoding poly(rC)-binding protein 2-like isoform X2, yielding MDSSLVEGGLNVTLTIRLLMHGKEVGSIIGKKGESVKKMREESGARINISEGNCPERIITLAGPTTSIFKAFSMIIEKLEEDISTSMTNSTATSKPPVTMRLVVPASQCGSLIGKGGCKIKEIRESAGAQVQVAGDMLPNSTERAITIAGTPQSIIECVKQICVVMLESPPKGVTIPYRPKPSGSPVIFAGGQAYAVQGQHAIPQPDLTKLHQLAMQQSPFPIAHGNQGFQAGMDASAQTGSHELTIPNDLIGCIIGRQGAKINEIRQMSGAQIKIANPVEGSTDRQVTITGSHASISLAEYLINARLSSEATGLAAN